In a single window of the Aminomonas paucivorans DSM 12260 genome:
- a CDS encoding GNAT family N-acetyltransferase — translation MDTEARIREIPPGEAPWDLLLLADPCRETVEAYLPRSRCFALCSGVRILGVCAVLSRGGGVHELMNLAVEPSSQGTGLGTRLLRHVTETLGREGARRLELGTGSFGYQLRFYQRCGFRVREVDRDYFPRNYPETIMEEGVWLRDRLLLDLEYPVEGDAPRDASGEKTVEESPDGRKDGERTMAKTPIETYRIAADRVPAYRRFLEERCGAVPEVRDLEDFRKLPFMDKPGYVAAYPLEDRCLDGTLKGKHLIAHSSGSSGRHTPWPMLPELEKGYWQRTYDELERNYRIRSRSTLVILGVLMGGNLSGALFAYALRAVGIETGEITLVTPGRDEEGCLEALREYAPLFEQTVLFSYGATAKNVLETAEARGIPVKDLHVKLRLLGEGYSEAFRDRINELLGYPYGTLDSVVSGYGATDFRNVGKETPLCVAIRRILHEQGLLGELLGLDAMPTLCQITPGDLFLEEVEGELVMTRYNAVPLVRYRSGDGGRLLGFDELVEPLRARGHDPLRLLAERGHDPALSTRDPFVLVTGRLDGLAFCGTKILISQVKEVLEGTPYLAARFSGEFQMKRSTDENQDPHLDLALVPRPDAPDLDPAEASRAFAEALAAGRGGIYAQVLADRPHLALPRVRFVRREEIMTPQSFKIRYIG, via the coding sequence ATGGATACGGAGGCGCGGATCCGAGAGATCCCCCCGGGGGAGGCCCCCTGGGACCTGCTGCTCCTGGCCGACCCGTGCCGAGAGACGGTGGAGGCCTACCTGCCCCGGTCGCGGTGCTTCGCCCTCTGCTCCGGGGTGCGGATCCTGGGGGTCTGCGCGGTCCTGTCCCGGGGGGGAGGGGTCCACGAGCTGATGAACCTGGCGGTGGAGCCCTCGTCGCAGGGCACGGGCCTGGGGACGAGGCTGCTGCGCCACGTGACGGAGACCCTGGGCCGGGAGGGGGCCCGACGCCTGGAGCTGGGCACCGGGAGCTTCGGCTACCAGCTTCGGTTCTACCAGCGCTGCGGGTTTCGGGTTCGGGAGGTGGATCGGGACTACTTCCCGAGGAACTACCCCGAGACGATCATGGAAGAGGGGGTTTGGCTTCGGGACCGGCTCCTGCTGGATCTGGAGTACCCCGTGGAAGGGGACGCGCCCCGGGACGCCTCCGGGGAAAAGACCGTCGAGGAGAGCCCCGACGGGAGAAAGGACGGAGAGAGGACCATGGCCAAGACCCCCATCGAGACCTACCGCATCGCCGCAGACCGGGTGCCCGCGTACCGCCGCTTCCTGGAGGAACGGTGCGGCGCCGTGCCGGAGGTGCGGGACCTGGAGGACTTTCGGAAGCTGCCCTTCATGGACAAACCGGGGTACGTGGCGGCCTACCCCCTGGAGGACCGGTGCCTGGACGGAACCCTGAAGGGCAAGCACCTGATCGCCCACAGCTCCGGTTCCTCGGGGCGCCACACCCCCTGGCCCATGCTGCCGGAGCTGGAGAAGGGCTACTGGCAGCGCACCTACGACGAGCTGGAGCGGAACTACCGGATCCGTTCCCGCTCCACCCTGGTGATCCTGGGGGTCCTCATGGGGGGCAACCTCAGCGGGGCGCTGTTCGCCTACGCCCTCCGGGCGGTGGGCATCGAGACGGGGGAGATCACCCTGGTGACCCCCGGGCGGGACGAGGAGGGGTGTCTGGAGGCGCTGCGGGAGTACGCCCCCCTGTTCGAGCAGACGGTGCTCTTCTCCTACGGGGCCACCGCCAAGAACGTGCTGGAAACCGCCGAGGCCCGGGGGATCCCGGTGAAGGACCTGCACGTGAAGCTCCGTCTCCTCGGGGAGGGGTACTCGGAGGCCTTCCGGGACCGGATCAACGAGCTTCTGGGGTACCCCTACGGGACCCTGGACTCGGTGGTGTCGGGCTACGGGGCCACGGACTTCCGTAACGTGGGGAAGGAAACCCCCCTCTGCGTGGCGATCCGCCGGATCCTCCACGAGCAGGGACTGCTGGGGGAGCTGCTGGGGCTGGACGCCATGCCCACCCTCTGCCAGATCACCCCGGGGGACCTGTTCCTGGAGGAGGTGGAGGGGGAGCTGGTGATGACCCGGTACAACGCGGTGCCCCTGGTGCGGTACCGCTCCGGGGACGGGGGGCGGCTGTTGGGCTTCGACGAGCTGGTGGAACCCCTGCGGGCCCGGGGACACGACCCCCTGCGCCTCCTGGCGGAGCGGGGCCACGACCCCGCCCTGTCCACCCGGGATCCCTTCGTGCTGGTGACGGGGCGGCTGGACGGGCTGGCCTTCTGCGGCACCAAGATCCTCATCTCCCAGGTCAAGGAGGTGCTGGAGGGGACCCCCTACCTGGCGGCCCGGTTCTCCGGGGAGTTCCAGATGAAGCGGAGCACCGACGAGAACCAGGACCCCCACCTGGACCTGGCCCTGGTGCCCCGACCCGACGCGCCGGACCTGGATCCCGCAGAGGCCTCCCGGGCCTTCGCGGAGGCCCTGGCGGCGGGCCGGGGGGGCATCTACGCCCAGGTCCTGGCGGACCGGCCCCATCTGGCCCTTCCCCGGGTGCGGTTCGTCCGGCGGGAGGAGATCATGACCCCCCAGAGCTTCAAGATCCGCTACATCGGGTAG
- the menC gene encoding o-succinylbenzoate synthase has translation METWKETRGRTATWGCLDERVLTPKVLGIYENPLPLTVEAVRVRSRKMDLRIPFETSFGRFDSLVRLYPEITFRTEDGRRVTGVGECSPLSAPWYDYECHRSVATALGYLVASLTGKPVEEADGVASGKEPPVTDVLSFTSRYRWIVGHPMAKAGMEGAYWDGVARLRGVSVSSLWGGTRKAVLTGTSVGLEPTVEALMDKVDRAVREMEVVRVKVKVKPGRDLAYLDAIRNRYPDLPLQVDANAAYDLFDPAHLALLKDFDRFGLLMIEQPGRNDDILDHARQLAHLSTPICLDESILHAVHARQAIQLWKEHSHPSRLVVNIKPPRVGGYLEAIRIARLCCDNGVSVWCGGMHESALGKTANVHFSSRDEVDLPGDHVSQAPYFVRNVGSSPEYRRGRLTVPSGAGWGIEDLDLGD, from the coding sequence ATGGAGACATGGAAGGAAACGCGCGGTCGGACGGCGACCTGGGGGTGCCTGGATGAACGCGTCCTGACCCCGAAGGTCCTGGGGATCTACGAGAACCCCCTTCCCCTGACCGTGGAGGCGGTGCGGGTGCGCAGCCGGAAGATGGACCTGAGGATCCCCTTCGAGACCTCCTTCGGCCGGTTCGACTCCCTGGTGCGCCTCTACCCGGAGATCACCTTCCGGACGGAGGACGGCCGACGGGTGACGGGGGTGGGGGAGTGCTCCCCCCTCTCCGCCCCCTGGTACGATTACGAATGCCACCGGAGCGTGGCCACCGCCCTGGGCTACCTGGTGGCCTCCCTCACGGGCAAGCCGGTGGAGGAGGCGGACGGCGTCGCCTCGGGGAAGGAACCGCCGGTGACGGACGTGCTCTCCTTCACCTCCCGGTACCGCTGGATCGTGGGGCACCCCATGGCCAAGGCGGGGATGGAGGGAGCCTACTGGGACGGGGTCGCCCGGCTCCGGGGGGTCTCCGTGTCCTCCCTGTGGGGGGGCACGAGGAAGGCCGTCCTGACGGGAACCTCCGTGGGCCTGGAGCCCACCGTGGAGGCCCTGATGGACAAGGTGGACCGGGCGGTCCGGGAGATGGAGGTGGTCCGGGTGAAGGTGAAGGTCAAGCCCGGGCGGGACCTGGCCTACCTGGATGCCATCCGGAACCGCTACCCCGACCTGCCCCTCCAGGTGGACGCCAACGCGGCCTACGACCTCTTCGACCCGGCCCATCTGGCCCTGCTGAAGGACTTCGACCGGTTCGGCCTCCTGATGATCGAGCAGCCCGGTCGGAACGACGACATCCTGGACCACGCCCGACAGCTGGCCCACCTCTCCACCCCCATCTGCCTGGACGAGAGCATCCTCCACGCCGTCCACGCCCGGCAGGCCATCCAGCTCTGGAAGGAGCACTCCCACCCTTCCCGGCTGGTGGTGAACATCAAGCCTCCCCGGGTGGGGGGCTACCTGGAGGCCATCCGCATCGCCCGCCTCTGCTGCGACAACGGGGTCTCGGTGTGGTGCGGGGGGATGCACGAGTCCGCCCTGGGCAAGACCGCCAACGTGCACTTCAGCTCCCGGGACGAGGTGGACCTGCCGGGGGACCACGTGTCCCAGGCCCCCTACTTCGTGCGCAACGTGGGAAGCTCCCCGGAGTACCGCCGGGGCCGCCTGACCGTCCCCTCGGGGGCGGGCTGGGGCATCGAAGACCTGGACCTGGGGGATTAG
- a CDS encoding MFS transporter produces MSLRLVLVVFATGLTSFLSTYLSSSVNLALKTIGTELAVSPSSLSLLTSVYLLCSSVCIVPFGKVSDTYGPKRTLVFGCGFFILSNLLVPLLAQGFRSLLLLRGIQGVASAFLVVSNTPIIVGVVPPKHRTTALGVLSGLVYFGNSVGSFVGGALTEVFGWRSIFWSAAGGAGVALVLLQLLVPATRPGGGNRGPLDVPGILFYALALVSLQTGASRLTSPWGPWLLGGCALAFALFLRRQTRAENPVFDLRLFLTNRVFALANGAVFLNFLATYGSQYLLPLYLQCNRGMSPLEAGKITLYQPLMQVFFSPLAGWLASRVPPAWVATGGMGLIAAALVLFSRLTEQTPLSLLVTGLVLVGVGISFFSAPNTSIIMQAAPPERRGMAAASNSLMRNLGMQCSIILCGVAFLLALGQVKGIPPERYGDMLGATRRCFAFFAGVCCLGMVLSLARTRRGPEGGGTGEEA; encoded by the coding sequence GTGAGCCTCCGCCTGGTCCTGGTGGTCTTCGCCACGGGGCTCACGTCCTTCCTGTCCACCTACCTGTCCTCGTCGGTGAACCTGGCCCTCAAGACCATCGGCACGGAACTGGCGGTCTCCCCGTCGTCCCTGAGCCTCCTCACGTCGGTGTACCTGCTCTGCTCCAGCGTCTGCATCGTCCCCTTCGGGAAGGTGTCGGACACCTACGGTCCCAAGCGGACCCTGGTGTTCGGCTGCGGTTTCTTCATCCTCTCCAACCTGCTGGTGCCCCTCCTGGCCCAGGGGTTCCGGTCCCTCCTGCTGCTGCGGGGGATCCAGGGGGTGGCCTCGGCCTTTCTGGTGGTGTCCAACACCCCCATCATCGTGGGGGTGGTGCCCCCGAAGCACCGCACCACCGCCCTGGGGGTGCTCTCGGGGCTGGTGTACTTCGGCAACTCCGTGGGGAGCTTCGTGGGGGGAGCCCTCACGGAGGTCTTCGGCTGGCGCAGCATCTTCTGGAGCGCCGCCGGGGGCGCTGGGGTGGCCCTGGTGCTGCTGCAGCTGCTGGTCCCCGCCACCCGGCCCGGGGGAGGGAACCGGGGCCCCCTGGACGTCCCGGGGATCCTCTTCTACGCCCTGGCCCTGGTGTCCCTCCAGACCGGGGCGAGCCGCCTCACCTCCCCCTGGGGGCCCTGGCTCCTGGGGGGATGCGCCCTGGCCTTCGCCCTCTTCCTTCGGCGGCAGACCCGGGCGGAGAACCCGGTGTTCGACCTGCGCCTCTTCCTGACCAACCGGGTCTTCGCCCTGGCCAACGGGGCGGTGTTTCTGAATTTCCTGGCCACCTACGGGTCCCAGTACCTGCTGCCCCTGTACCTCCAGTGCAACCGAGGCATGAGCCCCCTGGAGGCGGGAAAGATCACCCTGTACCAGCCCCTGATGCAGGTGTTCTTCTCCCCCCTGGCGGGGTGGCTGGCCTCCCGGGTGCCTCCCGCGTGGGTGGCCACCGGGGGCATGGGGCTCATCGCCGCGGCGCTGGTGCTCTTCTCCCGCCTCACCGAACAGACCCCCCTCTCCCTGCTGGTGACGGGGCTGGTGCTGGTGGGGGTGGGGATTTCCTTCTTCTCCGCCCCCAACACCAGCATCATCATGCAGGCGGCCCCCCCGGAGCGCCGGGGGATGGCGGCGGCGTCCAACTCCCTCATGCGCAACCTGGGGATGCAGTGCAGCATCATCCTCTGCGGCGTCGCCTTCCTCCTGGCCCTGGGGCAGGTGAAGGGCATCCCCCCGGAGCGGTACGGGGACATGCTGGGGGCCACGAGGCGGTGCTTCGCCTTCTTCGCCGGGGTCTGCTGTCTGGGGATGGTCCTGTCCCTGGCCCGGACCCGAAGGGGGCCGGAGGGCGGTGGGACGGGGGAGGAAGCCTGA
- a CDS encoding ATP-binding protein, producing MKVYEAELSVPQEPSSIAAVQGFVLALCESLRIPGRTRQDLELALEEGLTALMEQGGAADREEPLKVTVGVDSSAVRFRLLAPGRPFDFRKLPQFSPEDCETSQAGLGLFLMRHSVDSLSWRYLEKQGRELTLFKAFPSPLLGEEVRPPLPAEGVPVAGRMEYRLLRDEADALAVAVCAYDVYRYAYKDVIYYPEQLLEKNRGGLMRSWIAVDEGGTVHGHYALIRKRIDASVGEMGAAFVRPERRREGVFGQLAEEAHRDAFRSGLRGIFSLSVTNHTATQKVSERYGRRTVGIRLASSPGVFVEGARPGDRVTTVLNVHPLNPRPRRVVYPPERYRDLILRTYGWLDLPVELGNPADPTEREDGSLDRDLVWNRATLELRGGGAACARLEAYTELLREQEVACILLSLNLEDPGAIPLAETAARLGFVYSGVFPDGTSDGKDALQLQRIGGPPLDPEEIHLHQESAGEILAFLRRQSPEVFLPGGRP from the coding sequence ATGAAAGTCTACGAAGCGGAACTCTCCGTTCCCCAGGAACCCTCCAGCATCGCCGCGGTCCAGGGGTTTGTCCTGGCCCTCTGCGAGAGCCTTCGGATTCCCGGCCGGACCCGGCAGGATCTGGAACTGGCCCTGGAAGAGGGGCTGACGGCCCTGATGGAGCAGGGAGGTGCCGCCGACCGGGAGGAGCCCCTGAAGGTCACCGTGGGCGTGGATTCCTCGGCGGTGCGCTTCCGCCTCCTGGCCCCGGGGCGCCCCTTCGACTTCCGCAAGCTCCCCCAGTTCAGCCCGGAGGACTGCGAGACCTCCCAGGCGGGGCTGGGGCTCTTCCTCATGCGACACAGCGTGGACTCCCTCAGCTGGCGCTACCTGGAGAAACAGGGGCGGGAGCTGACCCTGTTCAAGGCCTTCCCCTCCCCCCTCCTGGGGGAGGAGGTCCGCCCCCCCCTCCCCGCGGAGGGGGTGCCGGTGGCGGGACGGATGGAATACCGTCTGCTCCGGGACGAGGCGGACGCCCTGGCGGTGGCGGTGTGCGCCTACGACGTGTACCGCTACGCCTACAAGGACGTGATCTACTACCCCGAACAGCTTCTGGAGAAGAACCGGGGGGGGCTCATGCGCTCCTGGATCGCCGTGGACGAGGGGGGCACGGTGCACGGCCACTATGCCCTGATCCGCAAGAGGATCGACGCGTCGGTGGGGGAGATGGGGGCGGCCTTCGTGCGCCCGGAGCGGCGCCGGGAGGGGGTCTTCGGGCAGCTCGCCGAGGAGGCCCACCGGGACGCTTTCCGCAGCGGCCTCCGGGGGATCTTCTCCCTCTCCGTGACGAACCACACCGCCACCCAGAAGGTGAGCGAGCGCTACGGGAGGCGCACCGTGGGGATCCGCCTGGCCTCTTCCCCGGGGGTCTTCGTGGAGGGAGCCCGCCCGGGGGACCGGGTGACCACGGTGCTGAACGTGCACCCCCTGAACCCCCGGCCCCGTCGGGTGGTGTACCCCCCGGAACGGTACCGGGACCTGATCCTTCGGACCTACGGGTGGCTGGACCTGCCGGTGGAGCTGGGGAACCCGGCGGACCCGACGGAGCGGGAGGACGGCTCCCTGGACCGGGACCTGGTGTGGAACCGGGCGACCCTGGAGCTTCGGGGGGGCGGGGCGGCCTGCGCCCGCCTGGAGGCCTACACGGAGCTGCTTCGGGAGCAGGAGGTGGCCTGCATCCTCCTCTCCCTGAACCTGGAGGACCCGGGGGCGATCCCCCTGGCGGAGACGGCGGCCCGGCTGGGGTTCGTCTACTCCGGGGTCTTTCCAGACGGCACCTCCGACGGGAAGGACGCCCTCCAGCTCCAGCGGATCGGCGGCCCGCCCCTGGACCCGGAGGAAATCCACCTCCATCAGGAAAGCGCCGGGGAGATCCTGGCGTTCCTGCGCCGCCAGAGCCCGGAGGTCTTCCTCCCGGGGGGGCGCCCGTGA
- a CDS encoding cation-translocating P-type ATPase: MEEDRTRAATGLSRSGQEVPVPGGGVPSAHALSGEEVLRLLGSDPERGLSEEEAERRRERFGPNVLSREASVPWWRVLLRQFRGGMVFLLAGAAGISIAMGDLLDAGAIGAVVLVNGLIGFATEYRAERSLQALKKMTSPTARVVREGVAKVVDAADLVPGDLLVLEAGDIPGADARILQASRLAAGEASLTGESVPVEKHADPLPEETDLGDRRNCLFAGTSLVRGTARALVFATGAATEMGRIGGLLTRLDKGRTPLEERLERFSRFLVWLVLGVGGAVVVLGSLQGRPLLEMLETGIALAVAAVPEGLPFVATMTLAVGVRQMARRRALVRNLAAVETLGSTTVVCSDKTGTITENRMTLRVLLPAVPGEEGELWRVAALCNNGALGRDGDIGDPMETALLRAARDAGVDPEGLRAAEPRLDEEPFDSSTMRMVTFHAAGVAIKGAPERLLEELRYVRTPEGRSPLDEPAREGWRKRVAALAAQGMRTLAFASGEDREGAALLGVAGILDPPRPEVRGAVAACGEAGIRVILVTGDHLLTARAVAEETGILREGLRGITGREFGALPEDRVAEAAKDLAVLARVAPEHKVRLVQALREAGEVVAMTGDGVNDAPALKAADVGVAMGITGTEVSKEAGDVVLKDDRFATIVDAVEEGRRIFDNIRKAILFLLCCNLSEVFTVFLGLAANLPTLLTPLQILWVNLATDVVPALTLALDPAEPGVMRRPPRAREEDLLPRPLRWRILVQGLLLTLGVLGAYGACLVLRPGDYRGASEVAFFTLVTAQLCFVLNLRRESFLRDPRQLISNPLLLGGIVATLLVQVAAAHVPLLQEVLDIAPLSAPQWGCVAAGALLPTALCQVRKLLSRDRTSPI; encoded by the coding sequence ATGGAGGAGGACAGGACACGGGCGGCGACGGGATTATCTCGAAGCGGCCAGGAGGTCCCTGTCCCGGGGGGCGGGGTTCCCTCCGCCCATGCCCTCTCCGGCGAGGAGGTTCTCCGCCTCCTGGGTTCGGACCCGGAGCGGGGGCTTTCGGAGGAGGAGGCGGAAAGAAGACGGGAGCGCTTCGGTCCCAACGTCCTGTCCCGGGAGGCCTCGGTCCCCTGGTGGCGGGTGCTCCTGCGCCAGTTTCGGGGGGGCATGGTCTTCCTCCTGGCGGGGGCGGCGGGGATCAGTATCGCCATGGGGGACCTCCTGGACGCGGGGGCCATCGGAGCGGTGGTGCTGGTCAACGGGCTCATCGGCTTCGCCACGGAGTACCGGGCGGAGCGTTCCCTTCAGGCCCTGAAGAAGATGACCTCCCCCACCGCCCGGGTGGTGCGGGAGGGGGTCGCCAAGGTGGTGGACGCGGCGGACCTGGTGCCCGGGGACCTGCTGGTCCTGGAGGCGGGGGACATCCCCGGGGCGGACGCCCGGATCCTCCAGGCCTCCCGCCTTGCCGCCGGGGAGGCGTCCCTCACGGGGGAGTCCGTGCCGGTGGAAAAACACGCCGATCCCCTCCCGGAGGAGACGGATCTGGGGGATCGGCGGAACTGTCTCTTCGCCGGGACGTCCCTGGTCCGGGGCACCGCCCGGGCCCTGGTCTTCGCCACCGGGGCGGCCACGGAGATGGGGCGCATCGGGGGGCTCCTGACCCGCCTCGACAAGGGGCGCACCCCCTTGGAGGAGCGGCTGGAGCGCTTCTCACGCTTCCTGGTCTGGCTGGTGCTGGGGGTGGGCGGGGCGGTGGTGGTCCTGGGCTCCCTGCAGGGCCGCCCCCTGCTGGAGATGCTGGAGACGGGCATCGCCCTGGCGGTGGCGGCGGTGCCGGAGGGGCTGCCCTTCGTGGCCACCATGACCCTGGCCGTGGGGGTCCGGCAGATGGCCCGCCGCCGCGCCCTGGTGCGGAACCTGGCGGCGGTGGAGACCCTGGGGAGCACTACCGTGGTGTGCTCCGACAAGACCGGCACCATCACGGAGAACCGCATGACCCTCCGGGTCCTCCTGCCCGCCGTGCCGGGGGAGGAGGGGGAGCTTTGGCGGGTGGCGGCCCTGTGCAACAACGGGGCACTGGGGCGGGACGGGGACATCGGAGACCCCATGGAGACGGCCCTCCTCCGGGCCGCCCGGGACGCGGGGGTCGACCCGGAGGGGCTCCGGGCGGCGGAACCCCGTCTGGACGAGGAGCCCTTCGATTCCTCCACCATGAGGATGGTCACGTTTCACGCCGCGGGGGTGGCGATCAAGGGAGCCCCGGAGAGGCTCCTGGAGGAGCTTCGGTACGTCCGGACCCCGGAGGGACGAAGCCCCCTGGACGAGCCCGCCCGGGAGGGGTGGCGAAAGCGGGTGGCGGCGCTGGCGGCACAGGGGATGAGGACCCTGGCCTTCGCCTCCGGGGAGGACCGGGAAGGGGCCGCCCTGCTGGGGGTGGCGGGTATCCTGGACCCGCCCCGTCCGGAGGTCCGGGGGGCGGTGGCGGCCTGCGGGGAGGCGGGGATTCGGGTGATCCTGGTGACGGGGGACCACCTGCTCACCGCCCGGGCGGTGGCGGAGGAGACGGGGATCCTGCGGGAGGGGCTCCGGGGGATCACGGGCAGGGAGTTCGGGGCCCTGCCGGAGGACCGGGTGGCGGAGGCGGCGAAGGACCTGGCGGTGCTGGCCCGGGTGGCCCCGGAACACAAGGTCCGGCTGGTCCAGGCCCTGCGGGAGGCGGGAGAGGTGGTGGCCATGACCGGGGACGGGGTGAACGACGCCCCCGCCCTCAAGGCCGCCGACGTGGGGGTGGCCATGGGGATCACGGGCACGGAGGTGAGCAAGGAGGCGGGGGACGTGGTCCTGAAGGACGACCGCTTCGCCACCATCGTGGACGCGGTGGAGGAGGGGCGGCGGATCTTCGACAACATCCGCAAGGCCATCCTCTTCCTCCTCTGCTGCAACCTCTCGGAGGTGTTCACGGTGTTCCTGGGGCTGGCGGCGAACCTGCCCACCCTCCTGACCCCTTTGCAGATCCTCTGGGTGAACCTGGCCACCGACGTGGTCCCCGCCCTGACCCTGGCCCTGGACCCCGCGGAGCCCGGGGTGATGCGTCGTCCCCCCCGGGCCCGGGAGGAGGACCTGCTGCCCCGTCCCCTGCGGTGGCGGATCCTCGTCCAGGGCCTCCTGCTGACCCTGGGGGTCCTGGGGGCCTACGGCGCCTGCCTGGTCCTCCGCCCGGGGGACTACCGGGGGGCCAGCGAGGTGGCCTTCTTCACCCTGGTGACGGCGCAGCTCTGCTTCGTCCTGAACCTGCGCCGGGAGTCCTTCCTCCGGGACCCGAGGCAGCTGATCTCCAACCCCCTTCTGCTGGGAGGGATCGTCGCCACCCTGCTGGTCCAGGTGGCGGCGGCCCACGTCCCCCTCCTCCAGGAGGTGCTGGACATCGCCCCCCTCTCCGCTCCCCAGTGGGGCTGCGTGGCCGCAGGGGCCCTGCTGCCCACGGCGCTGTGTCAGGTCCGCAAACTCCTGTCCCGGGACCGTACCTCTCCCATCTGA
- a CDS encoding TolB family protein yields the protein MSRNPAMLSRRPIRFPAGGLLGLLLWGICLVGPGPAAALPGRLVFQRPGDDRIWLSDLSARKPLSVARGADPEISPEGTRVAFTRSDSRGGRTVAVLDLENRSLRVLPLPGDNSYGPRWSPDGKLLVFNHWDRKASNWTLGVAAPDGTGLHLFPSLPGGVYSPAWDPRGESLYAQDLRTLYRFDLSGTLTERRPLKEVLGSLSPDSALRLCPLPDGAWLFDGARLDASHPVARAVSEPASEVGLLLPGGERRRLSPSSLSASHPSPLADGGVVFDGFGVRDVTGKGEGLRIRFRLYRMDPQGKVTPLGLEGMHPSCSVR from the coding sequence ATGTCCCGAAACCCTGCGATGCTGTCCCGTCGTCCGATCCGATTCCCCGCCGGGGGCCTCCTGGGGCTTCTGCTTTGGGGGATCTGTCTGGTGGGTCCCGGCCCGGCGGCGGCGTTGCCGGGCCGGCTGGTGTTCCAGCGCCCCGGGGACGACCGGATCTGGCTGTCGGACCTGTCCGCCCGAAAGCCCCTGTCGGTGGCCCGGGGGGCGGATCCGGAGATCTCCCCCGAGGGAACCCGGGTGGCCTTCACCCGCTCGGATTCCCGGGGAGGGCGGACCGTGGCGGTGCTGGATCTGGAGAACCGTTCCCTGCGGGTGCTCCCCCTCCCTGGGGACAACAGCTACGGTCCCCGGTGGTCCCCCGACGGGAAGCTCCTGGTCTTCAACCACTGGGACCGGAAAGCGTCGAACTGGACCCTGGGGGTGGCGGCTCCGGACGGCACGGGGCTGCATCTCTTCCCTTCTCTGCCCGGAGGGGTCTACTCCCCCGCCTGGGATCCCCGGGGAGAGAGCCTCTACGCCCAGGACCTACGGACCCTCTACCGGTTCGATCTCTCCGGGACGCTGACGGAGCGGCGTCCCCTCAAAGAGGTGTTGGGGAGCCTGTCGCCGGACAGCGCCCTGCGGCTCTGTCCCCTCCCCGACGGAGCCTGGCTCTTCGACGGGGCCCGACTCGACGCTTCCCACCCGGTAGCTCGGGCGGTGTCGGAACCCGCCTCGGAGGTGGGGCTCCTCCTTCCAGGGGGAGAGCGGCGTCGTCTCTCCCCCTCTTCCCTCTCCGCGTCTCATCCTTCTCCTCTGGCGGACGGCGGGGTGGTGTTTGACGGTTTCGGTGTCCGGGACGTGACGGGAAAGGGAGAGGGACTGCGGATTCGGTTCCGGCTCTACCGGATGGATCCTCAGGGGAAGGTGACCCCCCTGGGGCTGGAGGGAATGCACCCCTCCTGTTCCGTGAGGTAG
- a CDS encoding glycine/betaine/sarcosine/D-proline family reductase selenoprotein B yields MTVRVVCYLNQFYAGMGGEEAAGLDPLVRPGAVGPAAKLGELLGEGAEVVGTVVCGDNAYGERTEACRAACLALVKDLRPDLFVAGPAFNAGRYGLACGDLCAAVGEELGIPTLTALHPENPGVELYRRRTFIVPAPESAAGMRDTLARTAALARKLASGEPLGPARLEGYLHRGIRKGFPQEVNAAERGVALLLDKLAGRPFRTELEMPTFKKIPPAPPLRDLSKAVLALVTSGGVVPQGNPDRIRVSSAESWGRYDISVLDRMTPETFESVHGGYDRTWANRDPNVVVPLDGLRELEREGVIGGVYGMFYSTTGTGTAVAHAERFGREIGEELKAAGVDGAILTATUGTCTRCGASMTREIERVAGIPVVQIATIVPIMLTVGANRIVPGVAIPHPVGRPDEGPEGDRKARRELLLRALKALGTEIREQTVFEE; encoded by the coding sequence ATGACCGTCCGGGTGGTGTGCTACCTGAACCAGTTCTACGCGGGGATGGGGGGAGAGGAAGCGGCGGGCCTGGATCCCCTGGTCCGCCCCGGGGCCGTTGGGCCCGCGGCGAAGCTGGGAGAGCTGTTGGGAGAGGGCGCGGAGGTGGTGGGCACGGTGGTCTGCGGGGACAACGCCTACGGGGAGCGTACCGAGGCGTGCCGGGCCGCCTGCCTCGCCCTGGTGAAGGACCTGCGGCCGGACCTGTTCGTGGCGGGACCCGCCTTCAACGCGGGACGCTACGGCCTGGCCTGCGGGGACCTGTGCGCCGCCGTGGGGGAGGAGCTGGGGATCCCCACCCTCACGGCCCTGCACCCGGAGAACCCGGGGGTGGAGCTGTACCGGCGACGGACCTTCATCGTCCCCGCCCCGGAGAGCGCCGCGGGAATGCGGGACACCCTGGCCCGCACCGCCGCCCTGGCCCGGAAGCTGGCCAGCGGGGAGCCCCTGGGCCCCGCCCGGCTGGAGGGGTACCTCCACCGGGGGATCCGCAAGGGATTCCCCCAGGAGGTGAACGCGGCGGAGCGCGGGGTGGCCCTGCTTTTGGACAAGCTGGCGGGGCGTCCCTTCCGCACGGAGCTGGAGATGCCCACCTTCAAGAAGATCCCCCCGGCCCCGCCCCTGAGGGACCTCTCCAAGGCCGTCCTCGCCCTGGTCACCTCCGGGGGGGTGGTGCCCCAGGGGAACCCGGACCGCATCCGGGTCTCCTCCGCGGAAAGCTGGGGGCGCTACGACATCTCCGTCCTGGACCGCATGACCCCCGAGACCTTCGAGTCCGTCCACGGGGGGTACGACCGCACCTGGGCCAACCGGGACCCCAACGTGGTGGTGCCCCTGGACGGCCTGCGGGAGCTGGAGCGGGAGGGGGTCATCGGGGGGGTCTACGGGATGTTCTACTCCACCACCGGCACGGGCACCGCGGTGGCCCACGCGGAGCGCTTCGGCCGGGAGATCGGGGAGGAACTCAAGGCCGCGGGGGTGGACGGGGCGATCCTCACCGCCACCTGAGGCACCTGCACTCGATGCGGCGCATCGATGACCCGGGAGATCGAGCGGGTTGCGGGGATTCCGGTGGTGCAGATCGCCACCATCGTGCCCATCATGCTCACCGTGGGGGCCAACCGGATCGTGCCGGGGGTAGCCATCCCCCATCCGGTGGGGCGTCCCGACGAGGGGCCCGAGGGGGACCGAAAGGCACGACGGGAGCTGCTCCTTCGGGCGTTGAAGGCCCTGGGCACGGAGATCCGGGAGCAGACGGTCTTCGAGGAGTAG